TTGGTCAGAGCTTGCCGACCGGCATGGGTTTGCGTTGCTGTTCCCCGAGCAGCGGCGCTCGAACAATTGGCTTCTCGCTTTCAATTGGTTCGAGCCGTGCGACAGCCACCGTGACTCCGGCGAACCCCTGTCAATCCGCCAGATGATCGAGCAGGTGGTCAGCGATCATGGGATCGATCGTCAGCGCATCTTTGTCACCGGCTTGTCTGCTGGCGGCGCGATGGCCTCGGTCTTGCTCGCGACGTATCCGGAAGCCTTTGCCGGTGGCGCGATCATCGCCGGGCTGCCGTACGGGTGCGCGAGCACGATTCCGGACGCATTCCGTCGAATGCGGGGACAGCGTGGCGGCCCGACAGCACAACAGCTTGCAGCACGGCTGCGCGACGCTTCGGAGCATGACGGACCTTGGCCGACGATCTCGATCTGGCACGGCAGTCGCGACCGCACCGTTGATCCTTCGAACAGCGAGGAGATCCTCCAACAGTGGCTTACGCTTCATGACCTTGAACGAATGCCAAGCCGCGCTCACATCGTCGACGGTTATCCCAGGCGGGTCTGGAGCGATCCCGAGGGTCATGAACTTCTGGAGGAATACCGCATTACCGGGATGGGCCACGGCATACCGCTCAACACGAGTGGCCGCCACGGCTGCGGCTCGAGTGG
The sequence above is a segment of the Nitrobacter hamburgensis X14 genome. Coding sequences within it:
- a CDS encoding extracellular catalytic domain type 1 short-chain-length polyhydroxyalkanoate depolymerase: MQGSNDTSDRLSNLVGFGTNPGSLRSLTHIPENLPDAAPLVVVLHGCEQTATDYDRGSGWSELADRHGFALLFPEQRRSNNWLLAFNWFEPCDSHRDSGEPLSIRQMIEQVVSDHGIDRQRIFVTGLSAGGAMASVLLATYPEAFAGGAIIAGLPYGCASTIPDAFRRMRGQRGGPTAQQLAARLRDASEHDGPWPTISIWHGSRDRTVDPSNSEEILQQWLTLHDLERMPSRAHIVDGYPRRVWSDPEGHELLEEYRITGMGHGIPLNTSGRHGCGSSGDYMLDVNISSTRHIAAFWGLRAVGAAD